Genomic window (Polaribacter batillariae):
GAATGTGCATCCAACCAGAACAAATTGCAGTTGATGCATTTGGAATTTTCTTCAATAATCGAGAACCCAACAAACCTGGAGGCATGATTACTATTTTATTTTGAAGGTCTGCTTTTTTGAAATCGTAATTCAGTAAATTGGTTTCTGGAAGCTCTATTCCTGAACCTGAAATAGCATTGTTTAAATTGTGAATTGCTGTGTGCACATAAATATCATCTACACCTTCAATCAACTTCATTATACGTTGTGCTTTTCCTAAACTGTATCCTAAAAAAACACTGGTTCTATTATTTTGTTGATTTTGTAACACCCATTTTTGTAACTGAGTTTGCAATGCTGTTTCTTCTTTCCACTTATAAATTGGCAAACCAAATGTACTTTCAGTAATAAATTCGTGACATTTTACGGGTTCAAAAGGTGTTGAAATAAAATCGGGTTGTGTTTTATAATCCCCAGAAAAAACCACCACAAAACCTTTGTATTCCAACCGAATTTGAGCAGAACCAATTACATGACCAGCTGGAAAAAAACTTACTTGCACTCCATTTATAATTCTCGGTTCATTATACCCCAAACTTTCAATGGAAATATCTTGCCCTAACCTATGTTTTATAATTGCTTTGGAATCGTTATGACATAAATAATGCTTATTTCCAGCTCTAGAATGATCTGCATGACCATGAGAAATAATTGCATAATCTACAGGAAACCAAGGATCTAAATAAAACTTTCCTGGAATGCAATAAATGCCTTTTTTTGTAAATTTTAAGAGTTTCAATATAACTTCAATTTTAAAAAAAATCTTTTCATAAAAATAATGGATTACAAACAAATGCAATCCATTATTAAATTTTTCTTTAGAAATTTCAAATTATTTTTTGGCATTTACCATCCAATTAATTCCGTATTTATCTGTACATCTTCCAAAAAAACCCCATTCTCTTTCGCTAAAATCGTGATGTTTAATTCCGCTTTCAGCTAAATTATTAAACACCTTTTCTGCTGCGGCTTTATCATTAAAATCGATACTCATGTGTATTTGATTTCCGCTACTTATAGGTGTGTCTGGAGCAGCATCATAGGCCATAAAATGTACGCCTTTTCCTTTTAATTCTGCATGTTGCAATTTATTTCTGTAAGAAGAAGGAACATCCATTTTCTTATCTTCATAAGTTTCTCTATTTTCTACATTCGCATTAAATAATTCTCCATAGAAATTTAATGCTTCTTGGCAATTTCCGTTAAATGCTAAATAAGC
Coding sequences:
- a CDS encoding VOC family protein produces the protein MKIQAYLAFNGNCQEALNFYGELFNANVENRETYEDKKMDVPSSYRNKLQHAELKGKGVHFMAYDAAPDTPISSGNQIHMSIDFNDKAAAEKVFNNLAESGIKHHDFSEREWGFFGRCTDKYGINWMVNAKK
- a CDS encoding ligase-associated DNA damage response exonuclease, producing MKLLKFTKKGIYCIPGKFYLDPWFPVDYAIISHGHADHSRAGNKHYLCHNDSKAIIKHRLGQDISIESLGYNEPRIINGVQVSFFPAGHVIGSAQIRLEYKGFVVVFSGDYKTQPDFISTPFEPVKCHEFITESTFGLPIYKWKEETALQTQLQKWVLQNQQNNRTSVFLGYSLGKAQRIMKLIEGVDDIYVHTAIHNLNNAISGSGIELPETNLLNYDFKKADLQNKIVIMPPGLLGSRLLKKIPNASTAICSGWMHIRGNRRWKGADAGFAVSDHADWDGLLEAVKATEAQKVYVTHGSQAVFSKYLNEIGIEAHELKTEFGNDELASEVAIKTEKADL